From a region of the Novipirellula artificiosorum genome:
- a CDS encoding D-2-hydroxyacid dehydrogenase — protein sequence MSPFPIMRIVLCFPVLDKHLQQIQAAAPDAEIVNAGQERINELLPTADIFIGHAKVPVDWDRVLRANKLRWIQSSAAGLDHCLVPGVIESDIPVCSASGLFAPQVAEQTFALLFGLLRQIPLFIRAERTRDFSRLPTDDLRGKTVGIVGFGGNGRMISRMLSPWEIRMIATDYYPVDKPAELAELWPVDRLDDLLGLSDIVILTLPLNAETVGVFDAQRIAKMRSGAYLINVARGAVIVESALVAALASGQIAGAGLDVTEEEPLAATSLLWDDPKVIITPHVGAQSYCRVDDTVDLACVNLRRFLAGKEPYNIVNKHLGFPHPSVVYRGESTANNDDR from the coding sequence ATGAGTCCTTTTCCTATCATGCGAATCGTACTTTGCTTTCCGGTCCTCGATAAACATCTCCAACAAATCCAAGCGGCTGCGCCGGACGCAGAAATTGTCAACGCAGGCCAAGAACGTATCAACGAGCTGTTGCCGACGGCGGATATCTTCATCGGACATGCCAAGGTTCCGGTCGACTGGGATCGCGTGCTACGGGCGAACAAGCTGCGCTGGATCCAATCATCGGCCGCCGGATTGGATCATTGCTTGGTCCCCGGTGTGATCGAATCCGACATTCCGGTTTGCAGCGCCTCTGGGCTTTTTGCGCCGCAGGTGGCGGAGCAGACGTTCGCTTTGCTGTTTGGGCTCTTGCGACAGATCCCGTTGTTTATCCGGGCCGAAAGGACGCGTGATTTTTCACGTTTGCCGACCGATGATTTGCGTGGCAAGACCGTTGGGATCGTCGGTTTCGGGGGCAATGGGCGGATGATTTCACGGATGCTCTCCCCGTGGGAAATCCGTATGATCGCTACCGACTACTACCCGGTCGACAAGCCCGCTGAACTTGCCGAACTGTGGCCCGTCGATCGATTGGATGATCTACTCGGCCTCAGCGATATCGTGATTTTGACCTTGCCGCTGAATGCCGAAACCGTGGGCGTCTTTGACGCGCAGCGGATCGCCAAGATGCGATCTGGGGCGTACTTGATCAATGTGGCGCGCGGCGCGGTCATTGTCGAATCGGCATTGGTGGCTGCCTTGGCGAGTGGTCAGATCGCGGGTGCTGGCTTGGACGTCACCGAAGAAGAGCCGTTGGCAGCGACCAGTTTACTTTGGGACGACCCCAAAGTGATCATCACGCCGCATGTGGGGGCACAATCTTATTGCCGAGTGGATGACACGGTCGATCTGGCTTGCGTGAACTTGCGGAGGTTTCTCGCAGGCAAAGAACCCTACAACATCGTCAACAAGCATCTCGGGTTCCCCCACCCCTCGGTCGTGTATCGCGGCGAGTCCACAGCCAACAACGACGACCGTTAA
- a CDS encoding mandelate racemase/muconate lactonizing enzyme family protein, producing MANTFSTDLIRFELQVRSETYDYRTPMKFGGRVVTDVTVLSVDCDAASRVANARGLGSMTMGVAWAWPSPDISNTAKLEIVVELCHRLARAFNDSEMSGHPLDLCHAMTATRTRLAAELAAERGLTEPIPDLVLLLAASPIEAALFDAHGKAAGCSSYALLTRDHLKHDLSHYLGEASYKDIYLGDLIASQPVDSMPLYHLVGALDPLTNADVHTPVGDGLPETLTDWITRDGLTHLKIKLNGDDSDWDTNRIAETYRVATEARPGSWAFSLDFNEKCEDEDYVLAVLDKITRVQPDSLQAIAYIEQPTHRDLDRLPTITMHRVRERLPVVIDESLVNLRSLRTAISQGYSGIALKACKGHAEALLLGAVARHEKLFLCVQDLTCVGASLLHSASLAAHIPGVTAIESNGRQYAPAANQRWLGKFRDFFEVRGGEVPTRLLDGPGLGYGDDPGLTNQP from the coding sequence ATGGCAAACACATTCAGCACTGATTTGATCCGCTTCGAACTGCAGGTGCGAAGCGAGACGTACGACTATCGAACTCCAATGAAGTTCGGTGGTCGTGTGGTTACCGATGTCACCGTTCTTTCGGTCGATTGCGACGCAGCCAGCCGCGTTGCGAACGCTCGCGGCCTTGGTTCCATGACCATGGGCGTTGCGTGGGCTTGGCCAAGTCCCGACATTTCCAACACTGCCAAATTGGAAATCGTGGTCGAACTTTGCCACCGATTGGCCCGAGCGTTTAACGACAGCGAGATGTCGGGACATCCTTTGGACCTTTGTCACGCAATGACGGCGACGCGGACACGTTTGGCCGCGGAGTTGGCTGCGGAACGCGGGCTGACGGAACCGATCCCCGATTTGGTGCTGCTATTGGCTGCTTCCCCCATTGAGGCGGCGCTCTTCGACGCGCATGGCAAGGCGGCGGGTTGCAGCAGTTACGCCTTATTGACGCGGGATCACTTGAAGCACGATCTGTCACACTACTTAGGTGAAGCCTCGTACAAGGACATTTACCTTGGCGACCTGATCGCTTCCCAACCAGTTGACTCGATGCCGCTTTATCACTTGGTCGGTGCGCTCGATCCCTTGACGAATGCGGATGTCCACACGCCGGTTGGCGATGGTCTGCCGGAAACGCTGACCGATTGGATCACTCGCGATGGCTTGACCCATCTGAAAATCAAGCTCAACGGGGATGACTCGGACTGGGATACAAACCGGATTGCCGAAACGTATCGCGTGGCCACCGAGGCTCGCCCTGGATCATGGGCGTTTTCACTCGATTTTAACGAAAAATGTGAGGACGAGGATTACGTCTTAGCGGTACTCGACAAAATCACGCGTGTGCAACCTGATTCGCTACAAGCGATCGCCTACATTGAGCAACCCACCCATCGCGACTTGGATCGGTTGCCAACGATCACGATGCATCGCGTTCGCGAACGCTTGCCGGTGGTGATTGATGAATCGTTGGTGAACTTGCGCAGTCTGCGGACCGCCATTTCACAGGGCTACAGTGGTATCGCATTAAAGGCTTGCAAGGGACATGCCGAAGCGCTGTTGCTTGGTGCGGTCGCTCGCCACGAAAAGCTGTTCTTATGCGTGCAAGACCTGACGTGCGTCGGCGCCTCGCTGTTGCATTCGGCATCGCTCGCCGCCCACATCCCAGGGGTGACGGCAATCGAAAGCAATGGTCGGCAGTATGCGCCAGCAGCCAACCAGCGATGGCTTGGCAAGTTCCGTGATTTCTTCGAGGTGCGCGGCGGCGAGGTACCCACCCGGCTGCTGGATGGCCCAGGACTCGGCTATGGCGACGATCCCGGATTAACGAATCAGCCCTAG
- a CDS encoding response regulator — translation MTKNLLIVDDHEVIRIGLRMMLEDTDMKIVGEAASTAEALSQVEKLSPDAILMDIRMEGGDGLNALGRIKLDHAELPIVLYSAYDNPTYIARAVALGAAGFVLKSAPRERLIDALQLAFAGESAWTREELRRVTGALATPRLSTDIEVPLTQRESEVLRQMALGLTNKEIAKMLGISYETVKEHVQHILRKIGVSDRTQAAVWAVRKNLV, via the coding sequence ATGACTAAGAATCTCTTGATTGTCGACGATCACGAAGTCATTCGCATTGGGCTTCGGATGATGCTTGAAGACACCGACATGAAGATCGTGGGGGAAGCGGCCAGCACGGCGGAAGCGTTGAGCCAAGTTGAGAAGCTTTCACCCGACGCCATTTTGATGGACATTCGTATGGAAGGGGGCGATGGGCTCAACGCACTCGGCCGCATTAAGCTCGACCATGCCGAGCTCCCGATCGTTCTTTACTCAGCCTACGACAATCCGACCTACATTGCTCGAGCCGTAGCCTTGGGCGCTGCCGGGTTCGTACTGAAGTCGGCGCCTCGCGAACGATTGATCGATGCGCTTCAACTGGCGTTCGCTGGTGAATCGGCCTGGACTCGCGAGGAACTACGACGAGTAACCGGTGCACTTGCCACCCCACGGCTGAGCACCGACATTGAAGTGCCGCTGACGCAGCGAGAAAGCGAAGTTCTTCGCCAGATGGCTCTCGGTTTGACCAACAAAGAAATCGCTAAGATGTTGGGGATCAGCTACGAGACGGTCAAGGAACACGTCCAGCACATCCTTCGCAAAATCGGTGTAAGCGATCGCACGCAAGCCGCTGTTTGGGCCGTTCGCAAAAACTTGGTCTGA
- a CDS encoding LptF/LptG family permease: protein MLLPTRLTRYVLFEILKIFIVAVIAMTMFILMIGVGRELLRRNLGIVSVVQLLPYVLPIALQFSFPATALFSVCCVYGRMAADGEVSTVKASGISPLKVLQPALIFAALLSPLSVYVSDLAVSWGRPGINRVVLMSVEDIAYRVLRSQHSYTSDHGFSIHVRDVQGHKLIQPTVTVHNTGSAGPMKLTAFSGELSLDPETYHLVLKVVDSQIETGQGIQGIVPGEQEYKIPLAEAMMDRSPEHRSPSSLPLRLIRTERLHQDARAHAAAGELAAHVGFSILSSRSEEIAGGAGQAIEHTLRTSRKRLTRLHTEPWRRWAEGFSCFFFVVVGAPLAMIARTSDYWTTFGICFLPILITYYPLFIFGLEQAKDATIPPYGVWLGNIVLAVIGTALIVRVRRY from the coding sequence ATGCTGCTGCCCACCCGCCTGACCCGATACGTCCTGTTCGAAATCCTCAAGATTTTCATCGTTGCGGTGATCGCGATGACGATGTTCATTTTGATGATTGGGGTGGGTCGGGAGTTGCTTCGCCGCAATCTCGGGATTGTCTCGGTGGTTCAACTGCTTCCCTACGTCTTACCGATCGCGCTGCAGTTTTCGTTTCCCGCGACGGCGTTGTTTTCGGTTTGCTGTGTGTACGGGCGGATGGCAGCCGATGGTGAGGTTTCGACCGTCAAAGCCTCCGGGATTTCGCCGCTGAAGGTGCTTCAGCCGGCATTGATTTTTGCAGCCCTGCTGAGTCCCCTGTCCGTTTACGTGTCGGATCTTGCTGTTTCGTGGGGCAGGCCAGGTATCAATCGAGTGGTTCTGATGTCGGTCGAAGACATTGCCTATCGAGTGCTGCGAAGCCAGCATTCGTACACGTCGGACCATGGTTTTTCGATTCATGTCCGTGACGTCCAGGGTCACAAGCTGATTCAACCGACCGTTACGGTCCACAACACGGGATCTGCCGGGCCGATGAAATTGACCGCTTTTAGCGGGGAGCTGAGTCTTGATCCAGAAACCTATCATCTTGTTTTGAAAGTGGTGGATAGCCAGATCGAGACGGGACAAGGCATCCAGGGAATTGTCCCCGGTGAGCAGGAGTACAAGATTCCGCTGGCCGAAGCGATGATGGATCGGTCGCCGGAACACCGTAGCCCCAGTTCGTTGCCCTTGAGGCTGATTCGAACCGAGCGTCTGCATCAAGATGCGCGGGCTCACGCGGCGGCGGGTGAGTTGGCAGCTCACGTTGGGTTCTCGATTCTGAGTTCGAGAAGTGAAGAGATCGCCGGGGGGGCTGGCCAAGCGATCGAGCATACGTTGCGGACGAGCCGCAAACGGTTGACGCGATTGCACACTGAGCCGTGGCGCCGATGGGCCGAAGGATTTAGCTGTTTCTTCTTTGTGGTGGTCGGAGCGCCGCTGGCGATGATCGCCCGAACCAGTGATTATTGGACGACCTTTGGGATCTGCTTCTTGCCGATCCTGATCACCTACTACCCGCTGTTTATCTTCGGGCTTGAACAAGCGAAGGACGCAACGATTCCGCCGTATGGCGTCTGGCTCGGCAACATCGTGTTGGCCGTGATCGGTACCGCGTTGATCGTCCGAGTCAGACGGTATTGA
- a CDS encoding serine/threonine-protein kinase, whose product MELRNLSASELTKLDAICLDFESSLRSGNALSIDEVVSAHREIHAGLLREELEAVKQEIEESHSHRSDRTIADGATVSDRALPTSGTQIGPYVVASMIERGGMGVVYSATDTRLHRKVAIKMMAIEGEEHQKLGERFQREARAVAAISHPNIVELFDVGIVGSSPYAVMEFLQGETLDRFLSRSRLTIEEVRSIGIQIADALTAAHASGVVHRDLKPNNIMVLGRASESVSGGSDSTSSASLLGPRVKLFDFGLSRAEGHLFGKTTGEQTREGVVMGTPGYMAPEQARGEQAGPAADLFSLGCLLHEAFYGQRAFEGETATARFASTLESTPQPDPTRRCQDVPLARLIEQCLQKDPADRPSSAAEVVQRLRQPPTAIASEANKQDAFKGYTRRRFVEWVGGGLLGALAAAVIDANRGDSLRSIGSLAVLSFTDKKDPSATLAQGTQGQPVGDRAIFRGDQLAALLVDELSRMSDVSVTPFRPLVANTREQYMQVGDELGVDALVTGTFQQIVRGTKTYDEISLQIVSSRTGWQLWGDSFYSETGESLLKQARFASEIATALERSLTSTDQGAQRPSVSAFKCLVDGSARSDPDSPEGLRQALKCFHSAHSQDELFAAPLAGLGLTSIMLAAQTTPDESIELIRQARQAVSEAVALEPQNVDARLANAMLKWQTQFRYDEATEILRTLLVDAPNHWQIRHQLGLLELTKGRTNPALQFLREATQLNPLSVIAKVDQARAYWHSGSIRRALTDAQRIRSRHGESLFAKGLLIDLYESQRQFAMAAAEHEGVDFGNALNADRYFSRRAELDIQQYPYGPFGVQLNQAILQARSGREIDDAKLGELADSTPPMLPLLLATHPCFASARQLERAQETLPHSDFNTV is encoded by the coding sequence ATGGAACTTCGCAATTTGTCGGCTAGCGAATTGACGAAACTCGATGCGATTTGTCTCGACTTTGAATCGTCTCTCCGCAGCGGCAATGCGCTCTCGATCGATGAGGTCGTCAGCGCCCATCGCGAGATCCATGCCGGGTTGTTGCGTGAGGAGCTCGAAGCGGTGAAACAGGAGATTGAGGAAAGTCACTCGCACCGATCCGACCGAACGATCGCCGACGGAGCTACGGTCTCGGATCGGGCGTTGCCGACCTCAGGGACCCAAATCGGCCCGTATGTGGTCGCGTCGATGATCGAGCGTGGTGGGATGGGAGTCGTCTATTCCGCGACGGACACGCGACTGCATCGAAAGGTTGCGATCAAGATGATGGCGATCGAGGGTGAAGAACACCAAAAGCTCGGTGAACGATTTCAGCGTGAAGCCCGCGCGGTTGCGGCGATTAGTCACCCCAATATCGTCGAGTTGTTTGACGTCGGCATCGTGGGTTCCTCGCCCTACGCCGTGATGGAGTTTCTGCAGGGTGAAACGCTCGACCGATTCCTCAGCCGGTCGCGTCTGACGATCGAAGAGGTTCGCTCGATTGGGATTCAAATCGCAGACGCTCTGACCGCAGCACATGCGAGCGGGGTCGTGCATCGGGATCTAAAACCCAACAACATTATGGTGCTGGGGCGAGCGAGTGAGTCGGTCAGCGGCGGCTCGGATTCGACGAGCTCCGCCTCGTTACTTGGCCCTCGAGTGAAGCTGTTTGACTTTGGGCTTTCCCGCGCCGAGGGCCATCTTTTCGGCAAGACAACGGGCGAGCAAACTCGCGAGGGCGTGGTCATGGGAACCCCCGGCTACATGGCACCCGAGCAAGCGAGAGGCGAGCAAGCAGGACCTGCTGCCGACTTGTTTTCGCTGGGCTGTTTGCTTCACGAAGCGTTTTATGGGCAGCGCGCGTTTGAAGGCGAAACGGCAACCGCCCGTTTTGCGTCGACGCTGGAAAGCACACCTCAACCGGACCCTACTCGGCGTTGTCAGGATGTGCCGCTGGCACGATTGATTGAACAGTGTTTGCAAAAGGACCCGGCCGATCGCCCCAGCTCGGCCGCAGAGGTGGTGCAGCGACTTCGGCAGCCGCCAACAGCGATCGCATCGGAAGCAAATAAACAGGATGCGTTTAAGGGATACACACGTCGCAGGTTTGTCGAATGGGTCGGCGGTGGATTGCTTGGGGCATTGGCGGCCGCCGTCATTGACGCCAATCGAGGCGATTCCCTTCGCTCGATCGGCTCGTTAGCCGTGTTATCGTTTACCGACAAGAAAGATCCTTCGGCGACGCTGGCCCAGGGAACGCAAGGGCAACCGGTCGGTGATCGGGCCATCTTTCGTGGCGATCAACTGGCCGCTCTGCTTGTGGATGAGCTGAGCCGCATGTCCGATGTCAGCGTGACCCCCTTCCGCCCTCTCGTTGCCAACACGCGTGAACAGTACATGCAAGTCGGTGACGAACTTGGCGTCGATGCCTTGGTTACCGGGACGTTCCAGCAAATCGTTCGGGGAACCAAGACGTACGATGAAATCAGCCTGCAAATTGTCTCCTCGCGGACCGGCTGGCAACTGTGGGGCGACAGTTTCTATTCGGAAACCGGTGAAAGCCTGCTGAAGCAGGCGCGGTTTGCTTCGGAAATCGCAACGGCGCTTGAACGATCGTTGACATCGACCGACCAAGGGGCGCAGCGCCCAAGCGTGAGCGCGTTTAAATGCCTCGTCGATGGTTCGGCGCGGTCCGATCCAGACAGCCCCGAAGGCTTGCGTCAGGCGCTGAAGTGTTTTCATTCTGCCCACAGCCAGGACGAATTATTCGCCGCGCCCTTGGCGGGACTTGGCTTGACATCGATCATGCTCGCGGCACAAACCACACCGGATGAATCGATCGAATTGATCCGACAAGCTCGCCAGGCGGTGAGCGAAGCGGTGGCGTTGGAACCTCAAAATGTCGATGCCCGATTGGCCAACGCCATGTTGAAATGGCAAACGCAGTTTCGGTACGATGAGGCCACGGAGATCTTGCGGACGCTGCTGGTCGATGCCCCAAATCATTGGCAAATTCGCCACCAACTCGGACTGCTCGAACTCACCAAGGGTCGGACAAACCCGGCGCTCCAATTTCTGCGCGAAGCGACACAACTGAATCCGCTGTCGGTGATCGCGAAAGTCGACCAGGCGCGGGCGTATTGGCACTCTGGCAGTATTCGCCGAGCGCTGACCGATGCGCAACGTATTCGATCTCGTCACGGCGAGAGCTTGTTTGCGAAAGGGTTGCTGATTGACTTGTATGAGTCCCAACGTCAATTTGCCATGGCAGCAGCGGAACATGAAGGTGTCGATTTTGGCAACGCGCTGAATGCCGATCGCTACTTCAGCCGACGTGCGGAATTGGATATACAGCAATATCCCTACGGGCCATTCGGCGTCCAATTGAACCAAGCGATTTTGCAGGCTCGAAGTGGTCGCGAAATCGACGACGCGAAACTAGGGGAATTGGCGGATTCCACTCCCCCGATGCTTCCCTTGCTGTTGGCAACGCATCCCTGTTTCGCCTCCGCACGCCAACTCGAACGGGCGCAGGAGACGTTACCCCATTCGGATTTCAATACCGTCTGA